In a genomic window of Candidatus Methylomirabilota bacterium:
- a CDS encoding CopG family transcriptional regulator produces MKAKAFDEKFDKGESILRHLDLSKAIRPGSQQRRVNVDFPVWMIESLDKEAKRLGVTRQSIIKVWIAERLQKHA; encoded by the coding sequence ATGAAAGCTAAAGCGTTCGACGAGAAATTCGATAAGGGCGAAAGTATCCTGAGACATCTCGATCTGTCGAAGGCCATTCGCCCCGGGAGCCAACAGCGAAGGGTGAACGTTGATTTTCCGGTCTGGATGATCGAATCACTCGATAAAGAGGCCAAGCGACTCGGCGTGACTCGTCAATCAATCATTAAGGTCTGGATCGCTGAGCGTTTGCAGAAGCATGCATAG
- the meaB gene encoding methylmalonyl Co-A mutase-associated GTPase MeaB: MELVEKILKGDVRAAARLMTMIENGDAEARAALKLLYPHTGSAHIIGITGPPGSGKSTLADRLTEELRKRDKTVGIVAVDPTSPFTGGAILADRIRMQSHSLDVGVFIRSMATRGHLGGLARATNEIVDVMDAAGKEIILIETVGVGQDEVEIVGTAHTCVVVSVPGLGDEVQTFKAGVLEIGDLFVVNKADREGANRIATDLEMMLQMAPVCVPRTGRPEGAGWSPKVLKTVATTGEGVAALLDAIFEHRAFMDERDLRKQKGRERSERTFRTLLQETLTTKVLEQFDRNGGMKELIARIADRALDPYTAVEQVLAKIGL, from the coding sequence ATGGAGCTGGTGGAAAAAATTCTGAAGGGTGATGTACGTGCGGCGGCCCGCCTCATGACGATGATCGAAAACGGCGATGCCGAGGCCAGGGCTGCACTGAAGTTACTCTACCCCCACACCGGCTCGGCTCACATCATCGGGATCACCGGTCCGCCGGGCTCCGGGAAGAGCACGCTGGCGGACCGGCTCACGGAGGAGCTGCGAAAACGCGACAAGACGGTGGGGATTGTGGCGGTGGATCCGACGAGCCCGTTTACCGGAGGGGCGATTCTGGCAGATCGGATCCGAATGCAAAGCCACAGCCTTGACGTTGGCGTCTTTATCCGCAGCATGGCGACGCGAGGCCACCTGGGCGGCCTGGCCCGCGCCACCAACGAGATCGTGGACGTTATGGATGCGGCAGGGAAAGAGATCATTCTGATCGAAACGGTAGGAGTCGGCCAGGATGAGGTGGAGATCGTGGGAACGGCGCATACCTGCGTGGTGGTCTCGGTTCCGGGCCTCGGCGACGAAGTGCAGACCTTTAAGGCGGGTGTCCTGGAGATCGGCGACCTGTTTGTGGTCAATAAGGCCGACCGGGAGGGCGCGAACCGGATCGCCACCGACCTTGAGATGATGCTGCAGATGGCGCCTGTCTGCGTGCCACGCACAGGCAGGCCGGAGGGCGCCGGCTGGTCTCCAAAAGTTCTCAAGACGGTCGCCACCACGGGGGAAGGCGTCGCAGCGCTCCTGGATGCGATCTTCGAGCACAGGGCCTTTATGGATGAGCGTGATCTGCGGAAGCAGAAGGGGCGGGAGCGAAGTGAGCGTACATTTCGGACGCTGTTACAGGAGACGCTCACGACCAAGGTGTTGGAGCAGTTCGATCGAAACGGGGGGATGAAGGAGTTGATCGCTCGTATCGCCGATCGCGCGCTCGATCCGTATACCGCTGTGGAACAAGTCCTCGCCAAGATCGGCCTGTAG
- a CDS encoding BrnT family toxin: protein MEFEYGEEKSRRNKAKHGIDFIEAQRLWEDSERVEIPAKTDDETRSIVIGLIDRRHWSAVFTHRSDKTRIISVRRSRREEIHIYES, encoded by the coding sequence ATGGAATTTGAATACGGCGAGGAAAAAAGTCGAAGAAACAAGGCAAAACACGGGATCGACTTCATAGAAGCGCAACGTCTCTGGGAAGACTCCGAACGGGTTGAAATCCCAGCGAAAACAGACGATGAAACGCGCTCTATTGTCATAGGTCTTATCGATCGAAGGCACTGGTCCGCGGTCTTTACCCACAGAAGCGACAAGACGCGAATTATCTCAGTCCGTCGTTCACGACGTGAGGAGATCCACATTTATGAAAGCTAA
- a CDS encoding acyl CoA--acetate/3-ketoacid CoA transferase subunit beta — MNGSEFSESEFMICQCARLIKDGTLVFIGYGMPQIAAILAQRLHAPRMAQVYEFGAVGALPETPFVRFTMGGPRNCYRSLAWTSMNTIFAQAQLGMIDMGVLGATQIDRFGNINSTMVGRDYHRPEKRFPGSGGANEVLSQCWQTVIVFKHERRRFVEKVDFVTSPGYLDGTPGARERAGLPKDTGPWRVVTSKALYGFDEQTKQMTLLGVLRGLTVDDALKEMEFTPLIAQQLEELAPPTAEELRILREEIDPDRAIIGGTAAD; from the coding sequence TTGAACGGGAGCGAGTTCAGCGAATCAGAGTTCATGATCTGCCAGTGCGCTCGGCTGATAAAGGACGGTACGTTGGTCTTTATCGGCTATGGGATGCCGCAGATCGCCGCGATCTTGGCTCAGCGCCTGCATGCTCCCCGGATGGCCCAGGTCTACGAATTCGGTGCGGTCGGCGCGCTGCCAGAGACTCCGTTCGTCCGCTTCACGATGGGCGGGCCACGCAACTGCTATCGATCGCTCGCCTGGACCAGCATGAACACCATCTTCGCGCAGGCCCAGCTCGGGATGATCGATATGGGCGTCCTTGGCGCCACCCAGATCGACCGGTTCGGCAACATCAACTCGACCATGGTCGGGCGCGACTACCACCGTCCGGAGAAGCGGTTTCCGGGGAGCGGAGGGGCGAACGAGGTGTTGTCCCAGTGCTGGCAGACAGTGATCGTCTTCAAGCACGAACGCCGCCGTTTCGTGGAGAAGGTCGATTTCGTGACCTCACCCGGGTATCTGGATGGCACACCCGGGGCGCGCGAGCGGGCCGGCTTACCGAAAGATACCGGGCCCTGGCGAGTGGTCACATCCAAGGCGTTGTACGGATTCGATGAGCAGACCAAGCAGATGACCCTGCTGGGGGTCCTGCGCGGCCTGACCGTGGATGACGCCCTGAAGGAGATGGAGTTCACGCCGCTCATTGCGCAACAACTTGAAGAGCTTGCACCCCCGACTGCTGAGGAGCTTCGCATCCTTCGGGAAGAGATCGACCCCGACCGAGCCATCATCGGCGGGACCGCCGCAGACTAA
- a CDS encoding CoA transferase subunit A — protein sequence MDVLQAGVGEFSVTDPDDLRAFMRTGKRRELVDKVMPEAEAVRRYVKDGDYVSFDFSSFTRGPASLVREIIRQRRTQLWFAAKFTLMETTLLAAGGCLRGVDVGFLGLGRLISKLVEDGRIKVTEWTNGTLTLRHLAGAMGVPFLPTRNLLATDTLTYSGAKVVQDPFTGKPIALIPAVNPDVGLIHVHQCDIYGNARCFGPGVSPLETAMASKRTILSTEEIITTDDIRKEPSKTTIPYYMVDAVVYAPFGCLPGGTQGLYEMDTAHFLEFMIASRDEQKMAVYLDKYIYSVASHEEFLEKRVGMVSLLELKRQAMIKEGYH from the coding sequence ATGGATGTGCTGCAGGCGGGAGTCGGTGAATTCAGCGTGACAGACCCGGACGATCTGCGCGCTTTCATGCGGACCGGGAAGCGGCGGGAGCTGGTGGATAAGGTCATGCCCGAGGCTGAAGCGGTTCGCCGGTACGTGAAGGACGGCGATTACGTCAGCTTCGACTTCTCCTCCTTTACCCGAGGCCCGGCTTCGCTCGTTCGTGAGATCATTCGCCAACGGCGAACGCAGCTCTGGTTTGCGGCCAAGTTCACGCTAATGGAGACCACGCTGCTGGCGGCCGGAGGCTGCTTGCGAGGCGTCGATGTGGGCTTCCTGGGTCTTGGCCGCCTGATCAGTAAGTTGGTAGAGGATGGGCGGATCAAGGTGACCGAGTGGACGAACGGGACCTTGACGCTACGCCACCTGGCCGGAGCGATGGGGGTACCGTTTCTACCGACCAGGAATCTGCTGGCCACCGACACGCTGACCTATTCCGGCGCCAAGGTGGTGCAGGATCCCTTTACCGGCAAGCCGATCGCGCTGATTCCCGCCGTGAACCCCGATGTGGGGCTGATCCATGTCCATCAGTGCGATATCTATGGGAACGCTCGCTGCTTCGGTCCGGGTGTCTCACCCCTCGAGACGGCGATGGCCTCCAAACGGACTATCCTCTCAACCGAGGAGATCATCACGACCGACGATATCCGCAAGGAGCCTTCGAAGACCACCATCCCGTACTACATGGTGGATGCCGTCGTCTACGCCCCGTTTGGGTGTCTGCCCGGCGGGACGCAGGGGCTCTACGAGATGGATACCGCGCACTTCCTGGAGTTCATGATCGCCTCACGCGACGAACAGAAGATGGCCGTCTATCTCGACAAATATATCTACAGCGTGGCCTCGCATGAGGAGTTTCTGGAGAAGCGGGTGGGGATGGTGAGTCTCCTGGAACTGAAGCGACAGGCGATGATCAAGGAGGGGTATCATTGA